CCGAACCAATCTTTTCTTATCTCATCTCTCAAACTTCAATATGTTGGATATGGATCCGACACTGATACAGATCTTGTGTTACTTCGATCATGATCAAGCCGAGCAACACCTTGGTACGATACCAACCTTTTTCACCTTGGCTTAAGGCGAGGCAAAACTGCTATCACAGGAGATTGGGAGATGCAAGTAATCCTGCAATCATTGGGTCACAGCTCACTATGACTAGATATAAAAAGGGCGGTGTGATTTTTTCAACCACAGCTACCACCCTCTACAAAAACAATTAGGTGCCTCTCTGTATAAATAGAGGGCAATGGCGCTCTTTCCTTTTCACTGTTCTTTGATGCCTAATTAATTTGAGTATTAGAAGATCTCCACTGAAAACTACTCTGACAAGAGACTTGTGTTGTAGGTCTAGTGTTCCCGTCTACCCAGCTCGGAGACGACCTCATTCCACCTCAGGTCCAATCTCAGTATCATCCCAGGCGCCAGCAACAACAGAAGACATAAACActagtatatccatatccataaatattttatttaacaaACACAAATACAAAGACAATGATTAGTCatatgcaaaaaattatattcatatttcatatttattttaaatagatacagatatgaattgaatactaaaagtatgagaaattatTGCATAGACTAGGGCAAATCTCAGAGCATATGCATAGGGATAACGTGCAATTGAGAATTGATAAAATACATGGGATAGTGTGGCGTGTTATCTATAGTGGGAGTTGGCATGGTCCATTGAACTTAGTCCAAATAATAATTAGATCcagaaatatagatataaatatggatacaaCTCGGATGATTAAATTTTATGGTCGTTGCTGCAAGAATTTGGTCCAAAGTGTAAGGTCGGTGATCAAACTCCTTTTGACTTAGGTGATCAGTCTCAATCCGAGGACTATGACTCATTGAAAACCTACAAAACAAGTTTATTTTTACTGGAGATTCTCCGATAAAGGATCCTTCGATATTTAAGCCAGCCGTAGCTTGAGaatagtaaagaaaaaaaaaagcaagagtgGTGGATGATTCTCTCAGGAGTAGAACTTATTTGAGGGTCCCCTCCACCCCCCTTTATATATGGAGAAGCAATTGACCATTACCCTCCAAATTTGATAACTCTAACGGCGAATCAATACCCACATTTATTAGAAATCTTAATGGTGGGTTATGGACATTAGTTGCGTAATATTAACTCATGTACCTATGTTTTATGGAAGCTTCCCAAGACTTTAGGGTGGTGATCTTCCTTTTATAGCCATTTATTGGTCATAGGATCTTGTTTTCTATTATTGATAAGATCCTAACCTTGAGGTTGGTAAGCGTTTCAAGCTGAGGGTCAGATAAAGATCAATGATATAAAATCATTTCACCTCCATTTTCTGATCTTCTCTTTCCGATGTCTAAAGAACTACGGTTAAGTAATCGATGAATACTCGGTCATAATCCAAGGAGAGAAGGTCGGATAGAATGGCGATTAATCTCCACGACAATGatcatagaattaaaaatattaaatggtTATGTTGCGGGGGGGAAGAATTCCGCATGGGCTTATAATGTGAAAAAGTCCAGAATCCAGAATGTCCAAACTTGATGAACCTATCTGTTGAAGCCTTTACGGACTCACGGCCGATCTAATCAATGCTTCGTACTCTGAGCAAACGAAAGTCTGCCGACAATCACTCAGCAATCTCTATGCACAACCGTCGATATCTCTCCATCGGTTGACTCTTGCAGTTCAGACTGACAAATCGACGATGCATCCGAATGGCCAGTTCAATCCTATCAGAAGATGGATGCTGACCGATTATGTTAGGCTAACTAACCACTCTCTTTCAAGCAAGCCTCTGGCCCTTGACTTCCTTGCCGAAAGGTGGCACAAGATGACCAACTCTTAGGTCATGTTCGAGATTGCTATTGGTGGTAGAACTTTTTAAGTTTTTGAAAATAGAGTTTTTGAGAAGTAAAACTTTCGGAAGTATagcttttacaaaaaaatatttactgtTTGCTAACCATATTGATAAAGTGCCATGAGGAAAGTAAAATAGCTTGCTGACATTAGTCAGAaagtatttttagaaaaaaatttaaaatatagctTTTTTCAAATAGATCTTTTTAGCTTTCTAGCAAAGTCAAAATAGCTTCTCGATAATTTTAGCAAACATTACTGTATCATTTCAAAATACTTTCTGAGAGCCAGAAAGTACTTCCTGACACTCTAAAAATTTAGCCAAATAGGACTTTAGTCGTTGCCGACCAATCCCCATCTCGACGACATCCAGTTGATGactcaattcaaaattcaatatcTGTCAGATGACAACTATCATGAAATTGATAAGGCAACCACAACTACTATATCTCGAAAATCTCGAGCGATAATTCTGCCACATCGCATAAATTGCATCTTGATCAAACGAGATCATGCCTACCAACTTACCAACTGAAGCTCCAGTCCTTCATCTATAAAGGAGACTCGAAGAAGATCCCAAAAAAGATATGTCATTATTCTACCTCTCACGCTCTTCTATTTGTTAAAAAAGAGTTCTAACTGGAGCATTGGAGGATTCTTGCCGGAGCAATCTCTGATCAGAACTTTTGTGCAGATCACGCTCTCGAGAGGTCCACTTTACCGTACACTCCAGCATCCTGGCACCATACAGATTCTTGCACCAATAGTTACTTTATCGttcattttatattaaattatatttttttttatatgtatatatttacttTCCAAAACTACTATTTATATATACTCATCTTGTCTATAACtctacattaaattttttattgataatgttaAAAATAAATGGCATTTggcactatttttttttatactaatactttgaaaattttaattttctatcaaaatattaatGTAAAAGTGCTATAaagttattttatatttaaacgaTGGTTTATTGATGGATGATTAGAAAGGTATTTGTGTAATTGTCATTTTGAgttaaatttacaataaattatatttgtaaggatataaatataaaaaatattaaattattaaaagagGAAATTAGTGACCATCATTCTTAATTTCTTACATGATTAGTCTAAAGAACTCTTTTTAACTATATTTATAGTAAAAAGAGTAATAATTTAATAAGTTAAAAATTCATGCAGGATACGGGCATATCATTTTAGAACTCGTTTGGTTGATAAGAAGTGGAGGAAAAAGAAGCAATTCTTAGAAAGTAGAGAGGGGACTCTTTTTTTGTTAGAATTttaagaggagaaaaaattaatttttttttttttatgagaagtCACTtcttatattttatgaaaaataaaaattcaggAGAGAAATAGATTTTGACACTTTTCATAAGATGAAaaatgatagtattttttttttcaaaatatttttttaatatccataactaagattttataaaatatcaatggatagTTAGGATGAAATATTAAATAGTGatgtaatattatattaatattatcataatatttacataaatataatattaatattataatatttattatattttaatattattttaatatttacactagtataatatttttattaatattgatataatatttatattaatatactaatatttatattaatatagtataatattaatatctatattaataaatttattatattaaaatattaatatatattcgtattatattaatacaataaattataatagcctaatattatataataatataatatttatattaatataaatataaaattaatatatataaaaattttaggatgaggatataataaatattttatataattttttaaaaaataaatatttaagtaGATATAAACTATtctgtaataaattatttttttatagtcaattaaatatgttaaaattttatttaaaaaatatttttttatttaaaaaaatatatatttttttgattaacGAAACGGCTCCTCGGTGTACCAAGTACGGCTCCCTTTTTGGTTCGTCAAGCTTAGAATTTTGCCAAGCATCAAGTCTCGGTCTGAAGCCATCACCGCCTTCCATCTAGGGTACCTCCCAATTTTTACGTCAGCCGTCGCCGGCTCGTTCTCGCTGTTCCGCAGGAGCAGTATAACGCGCACGGCGTGGAACGGAGTTTGCTTAAAGGGCAATTCGGTCATTCGGCCGCTCTGCCGCAGAAATTTCCAAAAGCCCGGCAATCGAGGGTTTAGAAGAAGCGACATTTGGGTTTCAGAGCAGAGCGAGTAAGAGAGGGGAGAGACCGAGCGAGAagacttccttctctttcttcccgTTTTGTTTTTCCTCTTTGATCCGCGGGAGGAAACTGAACGAGACCACTGTTCTTGGATTCGTCGACGGTCCCCGAGTGCTAGGGTTTGTCCTCGCCAGAAAAGCAGGTGAGAATCCTCCCTTCCTCTTCCCATTCGATACTTGAATACGGTATTAGGGTTCGGAAACCCGCTCTTGTTCCCGGGCTCTTTGCGGCTTCTTTGTTCTCGTAGCGTTTGTTCGATTCATGAGGGTTTTGATTGGTCTTGAGGCATTCGAGATGGTTCTCTCTTTCTTGGGTTGTTGCTTTGAGCGATTGGGAGTTGGGGAAAAGGTTTACTCTGTGGTTTTGTTTTGTTTGAATTGGGAGTAAGTTTCTGATTTTGGGTGCATGGAAGGTTGGCGAGGGATCAGGATTGGGAGATTTCCTTCAAGTTGCGGAATTGGTGCTGTAAAAGTTTTAgctctatatatttttttctatgttttGGTGTATCAAAAGGAATTTTGAATACGAAATTTAGGTATATTGCAAGATCAGTGACTTATTGATTGGTTCCAGGTCTTGGATATGTCAtagattagatttgatgaaaGTATTTCCGGCTTGGTATGCttgtttttttttcctccttggtTCTGTAATTGGATCCTTTGCCACTCTTCTGTTATGTTTCCCTGTAGTAGTTACAAGTTGCATTCTTAAATGGAGAACATCTCGGTAGCCTAATATTATGGATGATTTTCTTTTTGTAGTGGTTCGTGTAGATTCCTTACTTCTCGATATATGAGGGGGCTTTTGCTCTCGATTTCACTATTTCACTAAATATAATGTTGCCTAGCTAAGGTCCCTCACTCACTAGATAACTTAGTGCTTAGTGAGTAAGCTCAAACTGGTAAGTGCCCTGCTAAAAAAATTGCCACGTCTGTGCAGATAAATCATGATCAATTATTATGCTGAGAGGTTGCTTCTCTGTTGGCACTGAACATAAGCACCTAAGTGCACTCTCTGGTTACCAAGATTCCACACTTGTTTCTCCTTTGATGGAACCAGTCAATTTTTCTATTGGTATAATGAGCTGCAGCAAGTTCTTTAACTTTCTCTTCTAAAGTCTAATATGTTAGTGGTTAATGTAATTCTTGACTAGTTTAAGTGGATTACTTTTTTTTCCCAATTCTCCTTGGCCCATAGTTGTCTTGCCTGGAATTTGTTCCCCTATATGTGAATCAAATTCTTGTGGATTTTTAATCGCACATCTGCTGGTCTGATGGTACCCGTGACATTGAAATTGCAGACTGTTACAAAATTTAACCAGACTTGACAGGGATTGTAATAACAGCAGCCACTGATGACATGATTGATCTGCTTTCaaggaaaatttgattttaaaaaaattgatgttacAAAGATTTAGAGGCTGTTTTAACAAAAATAGCTTCTGGATATAAATGGCAACAGAGAATCCTTTGAGATTATTAGGTGGCAGTGGAGCTGGAAACTGGCCCATGAGCAAGGATGCTGCAACATTTTCTTCTTCTACGAGTTGTGTAGCTGAAGAAGATTTTGGGTTACTTTTAAAAGGGAACAGCTATCCTGGAGACAGGAGCACTGCTGGCCCTAGCCGTAGTGGAAGTGCACCTCCCAGCATGGAAGGTTCTCGTGCAGCATGTGATATCCTGAAAGGCCTCCAAGCCTCTGGTTTTGATGCTAGCTTGGAAAATTTAGGCGCATCTGGAAGTTGTGTGTTGGAAGAGAAACTCCGTGCCCATCCAGCTTATGTAGCATATTATTGCTCCAATGTGAATTTAAACCCAAGGCTTCCTCCACCTCTTATCTCAAGGGAGAACCGGCATCTTGTGCACCATATTGGTGGGTTCGGGAATGGTTGGAGAATGCCTTCTTTTGATGACAGCAGCAGTGCATCTTTGTTTATCTCTCGACCTACCCTCTCCACTCATAAGGAGGAACCTGAGGATGATCGGTCACCCAGACTGGAAACTAATGTTTGGCAGGAAAAAAATGCCGATACTATCCCAGGACAATCTACTTCTCCTTTGCAAGGGCGCCACAAAAGCCTTGTAGATTTGATACAGGTAATGCACTTACTATGGTCAGTGAATTCCCTGGTACAATTCTTCCATAAATGTTTAACTTTCTTTTGTTCATGAAGACATAATATTTATGCCTTTGATGAAATATGGTACTTTGTGCTCTTTTCAGCATCAGATATCTGGTTTATGCTTtggaattttgatagaaaatggAACACATTTTTGCCCAACAAAGGTTAAAATCAAAGCTTCATTCATTTTAGATGATTGTAGCTGAGATAAGATTAAATGGAACATGTTACACTATATTGAAACAAGAAATAATCAGAATTCTTTTAATGATTTGATAAATCGTTGGACCATTTTTTAAGCAAATAAAAAACATATAGAATTTTTATTATTATCCATAGTAATTGCATATGTGGTGCCTAATTAAGCTTGTCTAAATCGGTTATATGAATTTTTATGGTACAATTATATTTTACttgataaatatattaaaatatttgtaataGCATATTAATTAATTCTAATGAAGGTAGATTAGAATGAATTTTGATTTAATATAGAAGTCACTATTGTTATATAGTTATACAACATCTTGATTATTATATCTCTTTGAGGATTCTTGCTGATTCCACTTTATTTTTATTCACAACCATGTATTCTATATGAAACTGCACACTTTATGTTCGGAATGACCTAACTATGGGTTGAAATGTACATAAACCTTCTTGTTTTGGTAGGTATTTTGTGAAAATGTTCCTTTTCTAGCTGGATTTTTTGAAACCATGTTTTAAAATTATGAACCAATCTTTGTCTGCTTACCATATACTCATTCATTGTGGTGATTGCCGTAATTGCCATGTGATGTACAGTATGGTCAGACGCTATATCGAAAAAGGTCATTCTATACTTGAAGATAGAGAATTTTTCATACACTGTTTGTAACTTATTTTTGATGcattttgtgtatttgatgcttTGTCATTTTATCTTTTAGGAGGATTTCCCCCGGACTCCATCTCCTGTATATAATAATCAGACTCGCTCCTTAAATCAGAGTATGGTGGAACAAGCAGCCGATTCAGATGGCTATGTCAACCTTGTGCATGATTCTTCTAAGTCAGAGTTGAAAACACCCACCATGGGGAGCTTTGCTTGTGCACCTCTTCCAGGTGTACATTCAGTTAACTCAATGTCCAATGGCGATCTTGCTGCAGTCTCAGTTCCATGCTCAACATCCTCTAGCAGAATGGTAACCCCCGCCTCAGGCCTAAGAGGAGACTCAAGCGATGAAGACACCAGTTTGAACACTGGTATTTTACCTAGTGATCTGGCGAGTTCAAATGTTGGCAGTATTGAAAATGACATTAAGAGTTTAAAGATATCCAATGATGGCCACAGAAATCAGCATGCAAGGCAACATCATCAACAAAATGGCTTGCATGCACGAGACTCATCTCAGGCACAGATTTCTTGGTCTCAAATAATGCCTCAAGGAGTGCACCATTCTCCTGTGGATCATTTTTCTCAAGGACAGTCAAAGTCATCCTCGGTTGAAGTACAACCACTACTGCAATCCACGGGCATCACGCCACCTTTATATGCTTCTGCAGCTGCTTATGGAGCTTCATATTACCCTAATTTGCAACCTTCTAGCATATATCCTCCCCAGTTTGGCATTAGTGGATATGCTTTGACTACCTCAGTCATGCCACCATTAATAACTGGCTATCCTCCTCATAGTGCTGTTCATATGCCTTATGACAATCCTGTGAGTCCGAGTTTTAATGCTAGAGCTTCTGGTGTCACCACTGGGGGAAATGCTATTCCTGGAATTGATTTACAGCATATATATAAGATGTATGGACAGTTTGGCATAGCAGTTCAGCCTACTTTTCCTGATCCTTTATATGTGCCATACTTTCAGCAAGCTTCTGTAGACACATATGCTGGTGCAGGTTCATATGATCCAATGGGATCCAGGGGAAATGCCAATGGAAGCACACCAGTTAATTATGATGTGCAGAAAGGGCCATCTCCTTTGTCATATTCACCTGATCAGAGGCTCCAGATTGCTAGTACCAGTGGGTTCAATGCTTTGACTGGTAGAAAAGGGGGAACTGTAAGTCCTAGTTACTATGGTAGCCCTCCAAATCTTGGGGTGCTAATGCAGTATCCTACCTCTCCATTAGCCAGTCCAGCATATCAAGGATCACCTGTGGCTGGGACAAGCTTTTCAGGGAGGAGAAATGATAATATTGGGTTGCCATTTAACTCTGGAAGAGCTGCTGGTGCTAGTTCTGGGTGGCAGGGACAAAGAGGGCGTGAGAAGGTTGATGATGCAAAATCATATTCTTTCCTGGAAGAGTTAAAGTCCAGCAAAACTCGTAGATATGAGTTATCTGATATTGCTGGACGGATCGTTGAATACAGGTAAGTTATAATTTCCAGATTCTTTTGGTTTTAGCCTCATCTTGATTGAATGGTTGGAGATGTTATAAACCAGCAAAATAATTGGTTATCTAATTTTGCATCAGTGCTGATCAGCATGGGAGTCGATTTATTCAGCAAAAGTTAGAAACCTGTAGTATTGAAGAGAAGGCATCAGTCTTTAGAGAGGTTCTTCCACATGCTTCGACATTGATAACTGATGTTTTTGGGAATTATGTTATCCAAAAGGTATAATGTtctgatgtatatatttttttattttaaatgataattttattgtAAAAAGATATGCAGTTTCATTTTTCTGGAATGCTTAAAGTTTTGTTTCTGAATACGATAAGGTCTGTGGGTCATTCTTTTTGTCTTTACAGTTTTTTGAGCATGGAAGTGCTGAACAGAGGAAAGAACTTGCAAACAACCTTGCTGGCCATGTCTTGCCATTGAGTCTTCAGATGTATGGCTGCCGTGTAATTCAAAAGGTACTGTATGCTTCATTCTGTCTTCTATCTGTTGTGCAAATCTAATCCTTTTATTTGGTTCACTGGAATTTGGATTGATTTTAGATGCCATGACCAAGTAACATTGGGGAAAGCTTGAAACCTTCATTTGAATGTTGACAGATTTGCAATTTGCATTAAGTTAGAGATTTACACTGCTAGAAAATAAGGTTTTCTAGAACTGAAAATGGTTTTACCAATTCATAGTTAAGTAGGTTTTCAAACTAATCAAATCCCCTGTTTTGTATTGCCATAAGAGTAGCTCTGCCTCTGTAATTTAGGAACTTCTGTGTAGATAAAGTGGTGAAAGTTCAAATGTCGGATTATTGAACTAAAAATTACTGAATAGTATGGAACAGGTAGGTTCTGATACAAGTAGCAAATGACTGCCTCTTCTTTGTACCCAAATGTGACTTGGATTCACGCTCTCATTTTTGTAGATGCTTAAATATCAAATTGAAGAGGAGTCACATTTGTAGGGGTGGCGGTGGTCGAGTCAGCTACATCCATACTTAAGCTTCGATAAGATGTTTGAATTGGACCTCATTTAGGTTTATGTGCCTGCATCATACTGTATTGTGGATTTCATGGTCATGCAAATGAGagcaaagaagaaaaaggtggtgGAGGGAAAGAGCATGTTGGGCGGGGGCCGGGGGGGAGGGCTTAAAGCAGAATAATGAGTATGGGTGGAGAGGGAATGGTGCAATATCTTCTG
Above is a genomic segment from Elaeis guineensis isolate ETL-2024a chromosome 1, EG11, whole genome shotgun sequence containing:
- the LOC105039338 gene encoding pumilio homolog 5 isoform X4, which encodes MSKDAATFSSSTSCVAEEDFGLLLKGNSYPGDRSTAGPSRSGSAPPSMEGSRAACDILKGLQASGFDASLENLGASGSCVLEEKLRAHPAYVAYYCSNVNLNPRLPPPLISRENRHLVHHIGGFGNGWRMPSFDDSSSASLFISRPTLSTHKEEPEDDRSPRLETNVWQEKNADTIPGQSTSPLQGRHKSLVDLIQEDFPRTPSPVYNNQTRSLNQSMVEQAADSDGYVNLVHDSSKSELKTPTMGSFACAPLPGVHSVNSMSNGDLAAVSVPCSTSSSRMVTPASGLRGDSSDEDTSLNTGILPSDLASSNVGSIENDIKSLKISNDGHRNQHARQHHQQNGLHARDSSQAQISWSQIMPQGVHHSPVDHFSQGQSKSSSVEVQPLLQSTGITPPLYASAAAYGASYYPNLQPSSIYPPQFGISGYALTTSVMPPLITGYPPHSAVHMPYDNPVSPSFNARASGVTTGGNAIPGIDLQHIYKMYGQFGIAVQPTFPDPLYVPYFQQASVDTYAGAGSYDPMGSRGNANGSTPVNYDVQKGPSPLSYSPDQRLQIASTSGFNALTGRKGGTVSPSYYGSPPNLGVLMQYPTSPLASPAYQGSPVAGTSFSGRRNDNIGLPFNSGRAAGASSGWQGQRGREKVDDAKSYSFLEELKSSKTRRYELSDIAGRIVEYSADQHGSRFIQQKLETCSIEEKASVFREVLPHASTLITDVFGNYVIQKFFEHGSAEQRKELANNLAGHVLPLSLQMYGCRVIQKALEVIELDQKTQIVKELDGHVMRCVRDQNGNHVIQKCIECVPTERIGFIISAFRGQVATLSMHPYGCRVIQRVLEHRTDDLQNQSIVDEILLSACQLAQDQYGNYVTQHVLERGKPHEKSQIISKLDGQVVQMSQHKFASNVIEKCFVHGNTAEREHLLEEIVGQTDENDNLLIMMKDQFANYVVQKILETCSDKQREVLLNRVKVHLQALKKYTYGKHIVARVEQLCGEGFCTSINMEAGASVS
- the LOC105039338 gene encoding pumilio homolog 5 isoform X2; the encoded protein is MATENPLRLLGGSGAGNWPMSKDAATFSSSTSCVAEEDFGLLLKGNSYPGDRSTAGPSRSGSAPPSMEGSRAACDILKGLQASGFDASLENLGASGSCVLEEKLRAHPAYVAYYCSNVNLNPRLPPPLISRENRHLVHHIGGFGNGWRMPSFDDSSSASLFISRPTLSTHKEEPEDDRSPRLETNVWQEKNADTIPGQSTSPLQGRHKSLVDLIQEDFPRTPSPVYNNQTRSLNQSMVEQAADSDGYVNLVHDSSKSELKTPTMGSFACAPLPGVHSVNSMSNGDLAAVSVPCSTSSSRMVTPASGLRGDSSDEDTSLNTGILPSDLASSNVGSIENDIKSLKISNDGHRNQHARQHHQQNGLHARDSSQAQISWSQIMPQGVHHSPVDHFSQGQSKSSSVEVQPLLQSTGITPPLYASAAAYGASYYPNLQPSSIYPPQFGISGYALTTSVMPPLITGYPPHSAVHMPYDNPVSPSFNARASGVTTGGNAIPGIDLQHIYKMYGQFGIAVQPTFPDPLYVPYFQQASVDTYAGAGSYDPMGSRGNANGSTPVNYDVQKGPSPLSYSPDQRLQIASTSGFNALTGRKGGTVSPSYYGSPPNLGVLMQYPTSPLASPAYQGSPVAGTSFSGRRNDNIGLPFNSGRAAGASSGWQGQRGREKVDDAKSYSFLEELKSSKTRRYELSDIAGRIVEYSADQHGSRFIQQKLETCSIEEKASVFREVLPHASTLITDVFGNYVIQKFFEHGSAEQRKELANNLAGHVLPLSLQMYGCRVIQKALEVIELDQKTQIVKELDGHVMRCVRDQNGNHVIQKCIECVPTERIGFIISAFRGQVATLSMHPYGCRVIQRVLEHRTDDLQNQSIVDEILLSACQLAQDQYGNYVTQHVLERGKPHEKSQIISKLDGQVVQMSQHKFASNVIEKCFVHGNTAEREHLLEEIVGQTDENDNLLIMMKDQFANYVVQKILETCSDKQREVLLNRVKVHLQALKKYTYGKHIVARVEQLCGEEAGASVS
- the LOC105039338 gene encoding pumilio homolog 5 isoform X5; this encodes MATENPLRLLGGSGAGNWPMSKDAATFSSSTSCVAEEDFGLLLKGNSYPGDRSTAGPSRSGSAPPSMEGSRAACDILKGLQASGFDASLENLGASGSCVLEEKLRAHPAYVAYYCSNVNLNPRLPPPLISRENRHLVHHIGGFGNGWRMPSFDDSSSASLFISRPTLSTHKEEPEDDRSPRLETNVWQEKNADTIPGQSTSPLQGRHKSLVDLIQEDFPRTPSPVYNNQTRSLNQSMVEQAADSDGYVNLVHDSSKSELKTPTMGSFACAPLPGVHSVNSMSNGDLAAVSVPCSTSSSRMVTPASGLRGDSSDEDTSLNTGILPSDLASSNVGSIENDIKSLKISNDGHRNQHARQHHQQNGLHARDSSQAQISWSQIMPQGVHHSPVDHFSQGQSKSSSVEVQPLLQSTGITPPLYASAAAYGASYYPNLQPSSIYPPQFGISGYALTTSVMPPLITGYPPHSAVHMPYDNPVSPSFNARASGVTTGGNAIPGIDLQHIYKMYGQFGIAVQPTFPDPLYVPYFQQASVDTYAGAGSYDPMGSRGNANGSTPVNYDVQKGPSPLSYSPDQRLQIASTSGFNALTGRKGGTVSPSYYGSPPNLGVLMQYPTSPLASPAYQGSPVAGTSFSGRRNDNIGLPFNSGRAAGASSGWQGQRGREKVDDAKSYSFLEELKSSKTRRYELSDIAGRIVEYSADQHGSRFIQQKLETCSIEEKASVFREVLPHASTLITDVFGNYVIQKFFEHGSAEQRKELANNLAGHVLPLSLQMYGCRVIQKALEVIELDQKTQIVKELDGHVMRCVRDQNGNHVIQKCIECVPTERIGFIISAFRGQVATLSMHPYGCRVIQRVLEHRTDDLQNQSIVDEILLSACQLAQDQYGNYVTQ
- the LOC105039338 gene encoding pumilio homolog 5 isoform X1 — its product is MATENPLRLLGGSGAGNWPMSKDAATFSSSTSCVAEEDFGLLLKGNSYPGDRSTAGPSRSGSAPPSMEGSRAACDILKGLQASGFDASLENLGASGSCVLEEKLRAHPAYVAYYCSNVNLNPRLPPPLISRENRHLVHHIGGFGNGWRMPSFDDSSSASLFISRPTLSTHKEEPEDDRSPRLETNVWQEKNADTIPGQSTSPLQGRHKSLVDLIQEDFPRTPSPVYNNQTRSLNQSMVEQAADSDGYVNLVHDSSKSELKTPTMGSFACAPLPGVHSVNSMSNGDLAAVSVPCSTSSSRMVTPASGLRGDSSDEDTSLNTGILPSDLASSNVGSIENDIKSLKISNDGHRNQHARQHHQQNGLHARDSSQAQISWSQIMPQGVHHSPVDHFSQGQSKSSSVEVQPLLQSTGITPPLYASAAAYGASYYPNLQPSSIYPPQFGISGYALTTSVMPPLITGYPPHSAVHMPYDNPVSPSFNARASGVTTGGNAIPGIDLQHIYKMYGQFGIAVQPTFPDPLYVPYFQQASVDTYAGAGSYDPMGSRGNANGSTPVNYDVQKGPSPLSYSPDQRLQIASTSGFNALTGRKGGTVSPSYYGSPPNLGVLMQYPTSPLASPAYQGSPVAGTSFSGRRNDNIGLPFNSGRAAGASSGWQGQRGREKVDDAKSYSFLEELKSSKTRRYELSDIAGRIVEYSADQHGSRFIQQKLETCSIEEKASVFREVLPHASTLITDVFGNYVIQKFFEHGSAEQRKELANNLAGHVLPLSLQMYGCRVIQKALEVIELDQKTQIVKELDGHVMRCVRDQNGNHVIQKCIECVPTERIGFIISAFRGQVATLSMHPYGCRVIQRVLEHRTDDLQNQSIVDEILLSACQLAQDQYGNYVTQHVLERGKPHEKSQIISKLDGQVVQMSQHKFASNVIEKCFVHGNTAEREHLLEEIVGQTDENDNLLIMMKDQFANYVVQKILETCSDKQREVLLNRVKVHLQALKKYTYGKHIVARVEQLCGEGFCTSINMEAGASVS
- the LOC105039338 gene encoding pumilio homolog 5 isoform X3 is translated as MATENPLRLLGGSGAGNWPMSKDAATFSSSTSCVAEEDFGLLLKGNSYPGDRSTAGPSRSGSAPPSMEGSRAACDILKGLQASGFDASLENLGASGSCVLEEKLRAHPAYVAYYCSNVNLNPRLPPPLISRENRHLVHHIGGFGNGWRMPSFDDSSSASLFISRPTLSTHKEEPEDDRSPRLETNVWQEKNADTIPGQSTSPLQGRHKSLVDLIQEDFPRTPSPVYNNQTRSLNQSMVEQAADSDGYVNLVHDSSKSELKTPTMGSFACAPLPGVHSVNSMSNGDLAAVSVPCSTSSSRMVTPASGLRGDSSDEDTSLNTGILPSDLASSNVGSIENDIKSLKISNDGHRNQHARQHHQQNGLHARDSSQAQISWSQIMPQGVHHSPVDHFSQGQSKSSSVEVQPLLQSTGITPPLYASAAAYGASYYPNLQPSSIYPPQFGISGYALTTSVMPPLITGYPPHSAVHMPYDNPVSPSFNARASGVTTGGNAIPGIDLQHIYKMYGQFGIAVQPTFPDPLYVPYFQQASVDTYAGAGSYDPMGSRGNANGSTPVNYDVQKGPSPLSYSPDQRLQIASTSGFNALTGRKGGTVSPSYYGSPPNLGVLMQYPTSPLASPAYQGSPVAGTSFSGRRNDNIGLPFNSGRAAGASSGWQGQRGREKVDDAKSYSFLEELKSSKTRRYELSDIAGRIVEYSADQHGSRFIQQKLETCSIEEKASVFREVLPHASTLITDVFGNYVIQKFFEHGSAEQRKELANNLAGHVLPLSLQMYGCRVIQKALEVIELDQKTQIVKELDGHVMRCVRDQNGNHVIQKCIECVPTERIGFIISAFRGQVATLSMHPYGCRVIQRVLEHRTDDLQNQSIVDEILLSACQLAQDQYGNYVTQHVLERGKPHEKSQIISKLDGQVVQMSQHKFASNVIEKCFVHGNTAEREHLLEEIVGQTDENDNLLIMMKDQFANYVVQKILETCSDKQREVLLNRVKVHLQALKKYTYGKHIVARVEQLCGEGASVS